DNA from Rhipicephalus sanguineus isolate Rsan-2018 chromosome 11, BIME_Rsan_1.4, whole genome shotgun sequence:
GGTATTTCGAGTGGATGCACCGACCTCTCTTAGGGCGTTTCGGGAAATGCAAGTTCATCGACAGAGAGGGAAAGCCAGCGGAGGACATCAACCGCCGCCGACTAAAAGGGCCGACGCCCGGCAACACTATCGAGTGGAATGCAACGTTGCGGCAGAGcaccgcgaaaaaaaaacgattggcACCGCAGTAAGCTTTGCCACAGGCAGGTCTTGGGAGGGGAGGGCACGCTAAGCATCTGTGGGAACGCAGCCCAGGGAACAAGGTACTCGAAAGGTTGTGATAGAATTCTTTCTTTCCTCACGACCCTCTCGGGCGGGCTTGTGAGAGGATAACGCCGTCACGGCCTCGTATGTACAAAAAAGAGCGCTTGTAGTCGAATGTGTGCGCTTGAGACACCCAACAACATGAATGTGATGCAGCGATGGAACGAAATGGCGGGCTGCTAAAAATTGggggagaaaaataaaaatgggAGGGACAGCTAATAAAAAGGGAGCGCGACTGAAAAGCTATCTCTTCCGAGACACTTTCCGAGGCATATTTGTTGCAGCGCGTCCTTCGGTTTCTTTTGAACGAAGACGGTTTCTCTACCAACGTTGCACTATCGTCCTTAAATTTCGCTCGAAACGCGTGCGTCGCGACAATACCGCTCGACTTAAATTAGGGGCGCTAAGCTTCCCCCGGAGACCGAGACTACTGCTCGTTGTTGCCGACACGGGCATTCAAGCACGGTGCCCTCAGCTGCCGGCGGCCTCGAAATGCACCGGCACTATAAAATCCTGCgcacgagaaaagaaaaattGCGCCACTAGAGGTGCACCTCGAAGGCCTTCACGGCATTGGGGGCCACGAATGGATTGGTTGCCACCGGCCCTTTCTGGGCGGGAAGCGACGCCCACTCGGCGTCGAAGGGGTCCTGAAGGGCGGAGCTTGTGGCGTCTCCGGATAGCGGGGGCGTGGCGTTTCCGGCTAGGGGCGGTGTCTGCGGCGGTTCCTTGGCCCAGTGGGAGGTGAAGAGCGAGGTGGAACGCGTCGGGGACacgaggccgtcggcggcgctcAGCGACTGGCTGCGCAGCTGTGGAGCGCCGACTCGACGGGGCAGGATGTGGGGCGGGGCCGCTATGGGGGCGGGGCTCTGTCGGGCAGGGGGCGGAGCCGGAGAAGAGGACTGGGTGGGCAGGGAGGCCAGCCAGGCATCGGCGCGAGAGGAGTCAGCCCAGGGGTTGCCTGCACAAATGCATTGCGTGCAATCGTGAGAAAAAAGATAGTAGTGCACCGATATCTTACCAATCAGGTATCAGCAGGGCACAGTAACTCTActcagttacaacctaagaaactaaactgaaaaacagcagggaCCTCCTCTTCTGTCAATGTCTCATGTTCGTTTCAGTAGCACGTTTGGCATGAGTGGAACCACTACAGTTCCTTTCACAACGCCAGAGTACCAGTGTTGCTGAAACACACCAAGTTTTTGGGTCGACTGCGGTGGTTTTTGAGGCCGACTAAAAAAGCTTAAAAGAATGTGGTAATAATGCTTTATTTCGCAGTTTGTGAGCTCTAAACGACCGTTAAGGTAGTtgttttattattaaacaaaaccTAATTAAGCCTGCAAAAACTGCCCGTCGTTCTAGTTTCCGACTTTCACCAACACAACAATTGTCATCGCGTGCAGAAACCAGTGTTACGGGCATCCCTACACCATTTGGAGATGACAGAATGTAGATCGAAAAGCTCTGCTTTAAAATTTTTACTCGCTTTCcaaagaaaccgctgcaaggttggacacttaaagggacactaaaggcaaatgttaagtcgacgttgattgttgaaatagcggtccagaaacctcgtgctgctgcttttgtgccaaggaactgcttattttgaaataaaatcacgtttttagtggtctgcatcgcgttagcgcgcttcaaatctcccgcctgaaaatacgactttcatacgtcactgtgccgtgcccaacgttgcccgcttttactgcgcggccgccgacactagtagcagccgagcggaagtagcgggacccgcagtagcaacaacggcgctgcggcaaagacttgctcggatgggcacattcaaagccttcaccaagttgcggttggtctcgtaatcctcagtacgaaagggcagcgagcacacacacagaggttttgactgtttagacactggcgcaatggcatgacactaagccacttcgagcgtaagggttcattccgcggcacccagtgaaaagacacaccggtttccttgctgcagcactggcgttgtgcaccattcgggcatccggcaatatcacacgcatgcggcattttgtcgaactttctgtcagagcgactttcacgagcgcgcaaaacacgcacggcagtacgcgatcccgaaactaccactgagacgggcgaggcacagttcggcgaaaacggaacctttgaaccacgcgcgccgttccccatggcaacgccacggaggttttgttttccatgaatcaagcggaaacgaacaaacagcattttattacgtcttttgatgctcggaatgttctttttttactgctgctagtttgattactagtgatttattgtaggccgacttccatacgtcatcgggatcacttcgaaaatgtcccactcgtggcgctcatcatgtgatacatttagcttaatttctcggtaagtaaggcactgctgttgataatattgtcgtttcagaagttgtcatacattgggctttcactctgtcataaattgttatttgcctttagtgtccctttaagatggtATTCTTTCTAGTGCAacacaaaacagaaaaacaataaaggacggtagacagtcccttgaaaaaaaaaccttgctccccaaaaggcacatgaagtGTTTAGTAAGTACTTCAAGAACTACacattatattaaaaaaaaatgcatatttcAAATTGGAATACAAATACATACAAGCTCAGCAAGTTTAATCAAAATCTatcaagaaattaaaaaaaaaagtttgaagaGCAATGTTTCCCCGCCTTAAAGGGTACTGAAACTGCTTCCGATAATTTTTTAACTTTTCAAGCAAATGCatgcatcgagttcagaatgccatcaTGATTAACAATGCCAAAtgtggcagcgctacgagccgcgggtgccccacaaattccaagaaacaatccctccTCCTCTACGGGCCTTTCGGTAATCCTCAGCTGCCTCAGTGTTTGCCGTGACGTCAATATTGTCGTCTGCTCATGTCATCCGCAAAAAGAACCTGTTGGTCTGCAAGTAGTGTTGAGTCAGCGGCCTTGTGTATTGTGTCGGCAACCCTGGTGCATAAGCGCAGACTGCTGGCAACAGTGACAGTGATTATCCCCCAGGGggtgctattttgtaagcgttctgtcacagaacggaggcggtccgttctatcggGTCGCACGCAATCGGTAAAGGCTCGTTTGACGGTCTTGACACAAAACAGTCttcggacgacttggattggattgaaacgtAAGTGCTGGGGCCGGATAATTGAATTTTGATCCAACCCAAGTCGTCCAGAGACCGTTTTGTATCtattctatcgatagaacggagcTGGAGACCGTTCTATGACCGTTCTTGCCTACTCTCACGTCCTGACCATCAAATTagcctccaccaatcgcgtgcggcccgATAGAATggaccgcctccgttctgtgacaaaACGCTTACCAAATAGCCCCCCAGTGCATGTAACTTTGCCGGGATTTGCTTGGCGTACAAACTATGCaccgttagggtggctagaaggggaggtgtgctgagcgcggcggccagccataggagagggtggtccttTTTCGCatgatcgccgctagggcacaacatagcgctaccatctggggcgccgtcagcgtttccgcggagagaggctaatccggctgtcaacgcctggccggcggtttgtagttattgtgtaatttgctgcGAATtgttggcgtgtgctgttgattcatgagtgctgcgtgctggcaaagatgccgtctagctcaaagaaaaaaactcagcgttggtgcttcgtgccagcgtgtgaaaaatgtcccttttctgtgcaccgacttgccaagaactgttcttgaagtgggcacgCACAGTATTGGGCAGTAACGCGTTACTGGTAACTAGTTATTTTTTAAGTAACTTAtgactgtaactagttacttttaatttagagaaacttgtaactgtaacactgttactttttgcACAGTGTAGTGAGAAAAAGCAGCAGCGCGCGAAACTGACGAGAGCAAGCAATACCGTGCACTAGCGAAGCATTTTTTAAAaacctctttggaactgattgtaaaaggtttactccgacttgacacaacaattattaacaaaatgacagagaTGTTTCGCCTACTATGCATGTTGCATCCtcaggttgttgcaagccgatgtgTTGCGGCAAATTAACCACGATTTCAGAAGTTTTCTTCCCCCCCCCACCCGCTCTGAGCGGCTTTCGTGTGAACACATGTCCCAAGGTATAATggggcttaaaaacggtttgtatgcccagcggatgCAGAGCTCTCCGAACAGGgtttgatacaccttgaacatagcgAATACACAGAATGGACGCAGTcttcactcgtgacgcactcccTCTTCCTCTTCGCATGCATTTCTGGGTATCGTTAATAAGCGTCCTAGGATACTGCTGTCATCCCAGTGCATCAACCATGTTTTCCAGTTACAGTATTCTAGGGCGTTTTCTGATGCCACAACATAAGGCGTACACAACGATTCCTTGTGTTTGCCCCCCTCTTCGGTTTCCTTCGTCTAgagttttaccacgtgcaattttgactacccgcatgccttcgtatgtttttattaaataaataaaaacatttgttttgtgatctattacttattttatacagCAACGAAAAAGTAAtgacgttactttttcacagtaactgtaacaggttacttttggaaactctagCTGTAACTGTAattgtaacagagttacttttttggcttaggtaactgtaactgtaacacttactttttactggtaacgtgcccatgactcgcgccattccgagggctgacaaaccgcttccagagaattccgctgtttgcgcaaagcattggcgcaaacagcggaatgaacGACAAAAACTCAGAAAAATGAgtgacaaaaaagtcaaaagaataAAGCCTTGCCTGATGTGAGACAAGCCACGGAAacgatcaagtgcattctgttgtacacaatGAAGTTTGtttacctagtaacatgttgcatttatttgaaaagactaccgaacgttgtattacaatgtatgccatggtttaattcatatttaaagaaaagcggcatattcatatttaaagaaaccCATGGTTTAATCCCGATTtggttggcgtaaatcaagttatctgctttcgcacgtaatgaggcgcacgaataaaacgatcagagcgcattggagcataattaagCCCCGCTCTCCCAGTAGTAGTGCATCAATACGGCTTTCCAAGAGGCCTGcttgctttccgtcggaacaaaactcggctctgtaccccgtatttcaaaaccgcatgataACAGTAGCGCAATACAAGCTGTGCGCTGACTAAGaaactgcattatcagctaaagtttcATATAATTTGGTAACGTATTCATTTCCACTTAAGCATTCTGGATCCCTGCCGAGAACGGGGAaggccacgttcgctgacggcgcccccgacgacagcgccgccccacggcattcacgcgaatggcggccaacttttgccgcccggtcatcacacctccccttctagccaccctagcaccGTGTAACAATTGCCAAGCAGCAACTATGTAACTCACTCAATGCACCGCAAGTGAGCGGGCAATAAAGACATAATACGCAGGAATGTGCGCTCTCCGCTCTTCCTCCTTCCATGGTGAGGAGGAGCACTTGGCCAGAAGGAGAGACAAGCCAACGAACGGagcgtagcaaaggaaagagcgaaacgtgcgagggccttttttgtatcattgaatgcgtgtaactccactattgCGACACtgtttcaaaaaattctcacaGCTACGTGTTCATTGTAGACCCGTGCACAACAGGAACACTAAATGTCGACCTCTggttggtttaggggccctttaagcttgcATTTAGTCTATTTATGAATTCCCTGTAATGAAGTACTAATATACAAAGCACACAGTGGCTCTTCTTTCCCAGACTCTTGGCCACTATGACTGTTGGCCACTACGACGCACTATGACGGACCACTTGGCCACAATGATGGCACTTACTCATTTGCACGGGTGCCACGGCAGCCTCTGGCAGTGGCTGTGGCTGTTGTGGAGGAGCCTTTTCCCGGAAGGGGTCGTCCCTGGCTGAGTCGCTGAGCAGGGTGAGCCCCTGGCTCACCTGCTGGCACATGGCGCTGATGCTGTCGGGCCTCTCGCTCAGCGGAGAGGACTCGGGGATTGGTGGGGGCACTGCGCACGGAGACAATCGTTAACACTATGATTCATACGTGTCTGAAGCAGTCGTTGCCACGTCACCAGCAAAAAGATCACAGCACTGCACTTAAGAACTTCAACAATGTACGAGCGGATTAGCTCGCCGCAGTAACAATGAACAAGTAACCTCATTTTTTTTCCATTACTAGAAAAACAGTAATTAAGTAGTCACGAACCATATACACGTATTATGAAGAAGAGGCACAAGGATCGAtaacccgcacctccaccaaacaGAGACAAGGTTTATTTAACGCAGAGCTGATCACCGGTCGAACAAAGCATTGAGCACTGCCCGTCAGCTCGAGCCTAAAGGTTGGCAACGTTTATGGGAAGCTTACCGTTGCTGAATCCATTGTGCCGTGCACTGGGTGGCTGGAAGAGGTCGGTGGCGGCGTCGAGGGACATGGCGCGCTGTCGCTCCAGTGTCGAGGGCAGCTCGTTCAACCGCAGGGACAGCTGTCTCTTGAAGGGCGACGCCTGGCTCAGGCTGCCCAGGCCCCGGAAGGAACCCTGCCTCTGCAGCAGCGTCACTGTCGCGTGCGGCCGCTCGATCGCATAAGGGTTCACCACTGCCTTCACCGGTGGGGTTTCTGCATCATGGACGATTCGTCTTCCTCATATGCAAACTCAAACTTCGGCATTTGTTTCGAAGGTACAATATTCGCGACTTCTTCCATTGCTGTAGTGtgtgtactatcggtgtcaaatgaaacgcgaaccaCGCCAAGCATttgcaatggtatagtgcgcgctaTCCAGTCATACCCATGGACAGGTGCGCGCAAAGAGTTTG
Protein-coding regions in this window:
- the LOC119373457 gene encoding protein numb isoform X4, which produces MDRLRRSLRDSLRRGARREHVPECSKPHQWQADEAAVRAGTCTFPVKYLGCVEVFESRGMQVCEEALKVLRNSRRRMVRGTLHVTGDGLRVVDETGTRGLLVDQTIEKVSFCAPDRNHDRGFSYICRDGTTRRWMCHGFLALKDSGERLSHAVGCAFAVCLERKQKRDKESVLMSIDPKTSSFTRTGSFRQGSLTDPVLPHDPQEGKPSETPPVKAVVNPYAIERPHATVTLLQRQGSFRGLGSLSQASPFKRQLSLRLNELPSTLERQRAMSLDAATDLFQPPSARHNGFSNVPPPIPESSPLSERPDSISAMCQQVSQGLTLLSDSARDDPFREKAPPQQPQPLPEAAVAPVQMSNPWADSSRADAWLASLPTQSSSPAPPPARQSPAPIAAPPHILPRRVGAPQLRSQSLSAADGLVSPTRSTSLFTSHWAKEPPQTPPLAGNATPPLSGDATSSALQDPFDAEWASLPAQKGPVATNPFVAPNAVKAFEVHL
- the LOC119373457 gene encoding protein numb isoform X1, with amino-acid sequence MGQPHSRATPGGMGYTNQGGSPELRSRRHSTRLSARRARVGMDRLRRSLRDSLRRGARREHVPECSKPHQWQADEAAVRAGTCTFPVKYLGCVEVFESRGMQVCEEALKVLRNSRRRMVRGTLHVTGDGLRVVDETGTRGLLVDQTIEKVSFCAPDRNHDRGFSYICRDGTTRRWMCHGFLALKDSGERLSHAVGCAFAVCLERKQKRDKESVLMSIDPKTSSFTRTGSFRQGSLTDPVLPHDPQEGKPSETPPVKAVVNPYAIERPHATVTLLQRQGSFRGLGSLSQASPFKRQLSLRLNELPSTLERQRAMSLDAATDLFQPPSARHNGFSNVPPPIPESSPLSERPDSISAMCQQVSQGLTLLSDSARDDPFREKAPPQQPQPLPEAAVAPVQMSNPWADSSRADAWLASLPTQSSSPAPPPARQSPAPIAAPPHILPRRVGAPQLRSQSLSAADGLVSPTRSTSLFTSHWAKEPPQTPPLAGNATPPLSGDATSSALQDPFDAEWASLPAQKGPVATNPFVAPNAVKAFEVHL
- the LOC119373457 gene encoding protein numb isoform X3; the protein is MTAVLSALGDVGGAAIGVAGVGMDRLRRSLRDSLRRGARREHVPECSKPHQWQADEAAVRAGTCTFPVKYLGCVEVFESRGMQVCEEALKVLRNSRRRMVRGTLHVTGDGLRVVDETGTRGLLVDQTIEKVSFCAPDRNHDRGFSYICRDGTTRRWMCHGFLALKDSGERLSHAVGCAFAVCLERKQKRDKESVLMSIDPKTSSFTRTGSFRQGSLTDPVLPHDPQEGKPSETPPVKAVVNPYAIERPHATVTLLQRQGSFRGLGSLSQASPFKRQLSLRLNELPSTLERQRAMSLDAATDLFQPPSARHNGFSNVPPPIPESSPLSERPDSISAMCQQVSQGLTLLSDSARDDPFREKAPPQQPQPLPEAAVAPVQMSNPWADSSRADAWLASLPTQSSSPAPPPARQSPAPIAAPPHILPRRVGAPQLRSQSLSAADGLVSPTRSTSLFTSHWAKEPPQTPPLAGNATPPLSGDATSSALQDPFDAEWASLPAQKGPVATNPFVAPNAVKAFEVHL